ACCGTGCCAAAATCCCCCGATACACCTTGGTCAGCTTTTCCAGATCAGCCACCGGCACGCGCTCGTCGATCTGGTGCATGGTCTGGCCGACCAGGCCGAACTCGATCACCGGGCAGTAGCTGGAGATGAAGCGCGCGTCCGAGGTGCCGCCCGAGGTCGACAGCTCCGGCTTGCGGCCGGTCATCTCCTCGATCGCGGCCACTGCGAGATCGGTGAACGGGCCCGGCTTGGTCACGAACACGTTGGAGTTGGAGGGCTCCCAGACGATGCGGGCCTTGATGCGGTTGCCGCAGGCTTTTGCCAGGCGCGTCTCGACCAGCTCACGCAAGCTCGCTTGCGTGTGGTTGTCGTTGTAGCGGATGTTGAATTTCGCGCGGGCCTCGCCGGGAATGACGTTGCTCGCCTTGTTGCCGACGTCGACCGAGGTGAATTCGAGGTTGGAGGCCTGGAATTGCGCGCTGCCGTGATCGAGCGGCTCGTCCGAGATCGCCACGATCAGCCGCGAAATATCCGGCACCGGATTGGAGGCGCGATGCGGATAGGCGACGTGGCCCTGCACGCCCTCGACATAGAGCGTGCCCGATTGCGAGCCGCGGCGGCCGACCTTGATGGTGTCGCCGAGTGTCTCGACATTGGAAGGCTCGCCCAGCACGCAATGGTCGAACTTCTCGCCGCGCCCGGCGGCCCATTTCAGCAGCTTGATGGTGCCGTTGATGGAGACGTCTTCCTCGTCGCCGGTGATCAGGAAAGAGATCGAGCCCTTCCCATCGCTGCGCGGCTTGCCGCCATTGGCGGCGAGATGCTGCAGGACAGCTGCGACCGAGCAGGCGATGCCGCCCTTCATGTCGACCGCGCCGCGGCCATGCAGCACGCCGTCCTTCACCTCACCGGAGAACGCACCAACGCTCCAGGCGCTCTCGTCACCCGGCGGCACAACGTCGGTGTGTCCGGCAAAGGTGATGTGCGGGCCCTCGCTGCCGATCCGCGCATAGAGATTGTCGACGTCGGCGGTGCCTTCCTCGCTGAACGTCACGCGGTGGCAAGTGAAGCCGGCGGCGTTGAGGAGTTCTTCAAGCACCCCGAGCGCACCGGCATCGGCCGGGGTCACCGAGGGGCAGCGGATCAGGTCACGGGCAATGGAGAGAGCATCGGTCATGCGCTCCGCTTAACATGCATGCCGCCGGGTGGGCTAGCACGGGGCGGAACAAATTCGATCTCGCGGCTCTGGTCCCAGACTTTTGCGGAGGTCGCGCTGGGCGCGGCGGTATCCTCGATCCGAGCCAGGGGGGCGGGGCCGAACCGGTTGTCGCCGACGCTGCCCGGTACGCAGAACATCTCGACGAGACCCCACAGCCAAAGCATCCCAGCGCCGAGGTGGACCGGAAGCATCCAGTGCGAGTCAGGCACCAAGTCCGAAAACTGATTGAACAGACCTGGCACGAGGAAGAACGGGACGAGCCACCATCCACTCTTGTCGCGATCGTGCAGCCGCTTGATCGCTGTCGCGAGAAAGATCCAGAGGAACAGCGCCGTGCCGAATGTCCTCAGGATCAGGGGTCCGCGGTCGGCAGACGTCAACGCGGGGTAGACCCGGTGGTCCAGCAGCTTGAATAGGTCGCCGAGGCCGAAATCGAAATCGAGCTTGAGCGAGAGCTGCAACGATCCGTCGGCATTGGACAGATGGATGATCTGACCGATCACGTCCAGCAAGGTCGTGAGCAGCGCAACGATCAGCAGCGCCTGCCACAGCAAGGCGCGGCCCATGCGGCCGTCGAAGCGGAAGAGGTACCAGGTCCAGTCCATGCGAGAGGCTCCGGGCAGGCGGCGCCGCCCGAAAATTGGTCGCGATGGAGCGAGGGTGGGTTCGATGAGGCGAATGGTGAATAGCGAATGGCGAGTAGGGCCCAGGCCCCATTCGCCACTGGCCATTCGCTATTCGCCTGACATCAATCCCGCAGCAGCTCGTTGATGCTGGTCTTGGAGCGCGTGCGCTCGTCGACGCGCTTGACGATGACAGCGCAGGCCGTGCTCGGGCCGATCTGCCCGTTCTTCATCGGCTTGCCGGGCAGCGCGCCCGGCACCACCACCGAATATTCGGGGACTTCGCCCATGAAGACCTCGCCGGTCTCGCGGTCGACGATCTTGGTCGAGGCGCCCAGGAACACGCCCATCGCCAGCACCGCGCCCTTGCGCACGATCACGCCCTCGGCGACCTCGCTGCGCGCGCCGATGAAGCAATCGTCCTCGATGATCACGGGCTCGGCCTGCAGCGGCTCGAGCACGCCGCCGATGCCGGCGCCGCCGGAGATGTGCACGCGCTTGCCGATCTGGGCGCAGGAACCGACGGTGGCCCAGGTGTCGACCATGGTGCTCTCATCGACATAGGCGCCGAGATTGACGAAGGACGGCATCAGCACGACGTTCTTGGCGATGAAGGCCGAACGGCGGACGACCGCGCCCGGCACGGCGCGAAAGCCGGCGTCGCGAAAGCGGTTCTCGCCCCAGCCTTCGAACTTCGAGGGCACCTTGTCCCACCAATTCGCCTTGCCCGGACCGCCGGGAATGACGTCCATGTCGTTGAGGCGGAACGACAGCAGCACGGCCTTCTTCAGCCATTGATTGACCTTCCACTTGCCGTCGGCCCCGCGTTCGGCCACGCGCGCCTCGCCCTTGTCCAAGGTCTCCAGCGCTTGGTCCACGGCCTCGCGCACCTCGCCCTTGGTCGAAATCGAGATGCCGTCACGCGCGTCGAAGGCGCTGTTGATGGTGGATTCGAGGGCTGCAAGGGACATCGGGATTTCCTCAGGGACAGACAGGAATTTGTGGTGAATTGGAGCGCTTTTTCGGGATTTGGGCGGACGGAGTCAAGGCATACTCGGTCGTCGTCCCGGGCGCGGGACCCATAGCCACAGACAGCCGTTTGGTGAGGACTCGGGGTTATCGATCTCGCGCCACGACCACTCCCTGTGGTTATGGGTCCCGGGCTCGCTTCGCGCCCCGGGACGACGACGGTTACTTCGGCGACAACTGACCCAAAAACCCTGTCAGATCATCCGTGACGTGGTCGACATGAGCGGCATCCCGGCCCTCCAGTTCCCAATCCTCGCGCACCACCTCCTTGGTGCCGTCGGGCACCACCAGCACCGTGGTCATGCCGAGTGCGTGCGGGACGGTGAGGTTGCGGGCGAGATCCTCGAACATGGCGGCGCGGGTCGGATCGACCGCATGGTCGCTCAGGAATTTCCGGTAGGTCTGCTCCGCCGGCTTGGGCTCGAACCCGGCGGCGATGATGTCGAACACGCCGTCGAAGTGTGAGGCGAAGCCGAGCCGCGCCAGCACGGCATCGACATGATCGACCGAGCCGTTGGTCAGGATCAGCTTTCGCCCCGGCAGCTTTGCGATGGCTTGCCGAGCTGCGGGTTCGGCTCCAGCGGCGAATGGTCGATCTTGTGCACATAGGCGAGGTAGTCGTCGGCAGAGACGCCGTGCAGGGTCATCATGCCGCGCATGGTGGTGCCGAAGCGCTGGTAATAATCCTTCTGGATCTTGCGCGCTTCCTCCGGCGTGACGTTCAGCCAGTTGCAGACGAACTCCCCGATCCGCGCATCCACCTGTTGCCACAGATTGACGTGATGCGGATAGAGCGTGTTGTCGAGATCGAACACCCAGGTGTCGACGTGAGTGAAGCTGCGGGGAGATTTCATATCGACATTCTCAGCTCGTCGTCCCGGGGCGCGCGAAGCGCGAGCCCGGGACCAATAACCCCAGGAAGGAATTTGGCGAAGATTCGGGATGACCAGCTTCGCGCCACAACCACTCCCTGGGGTCATGGGTCCCCGCCTTCGCGGGGACGACAGGGGAGTTTGTAGACGCTTGCGTGCTGATCATGACCACCCCTCACGGCACCGCAAAGCGCAGCGTCTTGCCGCCGCTCGACATATCCACCGCGCCGAATCCCGTCGCGGCGAAGCCGCGGGCGCCGCAATCGGTCTGCTCGCTGGTCTCGAACTTGGTCTCGCGCGTGCAGAGCTGCTTGTCGCCGCCCCAGTTCAGCGGCCGGTCCTTCAGCTTGACGACGCGGTTGTCGGCATCGACCGCTTCGGCGAAGCTGAAGATCTGTTTGGGCTGGCCTGACACATCAGGGTGCAGGCACGTCTTGGGATCGATGCGATACCAGCCGCGGCTCGTCACCGACTTGCCGTCGTCGGTCGCGACCGCCGCCATCACCTTGTGCGGCGTGTCGTTGCACCAGGTGAGGCCGCTCGCCGACGGCGTCTGCACCGCGTCGACCATGGTCTTGAAGAAGGTTTGCGACGACACGGTGTCGGACGCGAGGCCACGGCTCTTCAGAAAGGCGGTGAGCGCGGCTTGCGTTTTCGGCCCGTCGACACCGTCGATCGCGCCGACGTCGTAGCCCGCGATCACCAGCAGCCGCTGGATTCCGGCGAGGCGCGCCTGCTCGTCGTCATATTCGGAATCCTCGGCGAGATAGGCAATGAGGTTGCCGTCCGCGGCTTGCGTCGGCGTCACCTGCGTGAAGGCGGCCTGGACCTGGCCGCTGCGGCACTGCCGTGCCGCCGCGATGACGAAATTGTCCTGCGCCACGCACAGCATGTCGCGGCCGTTCTGCGGGATCGGGGAGGCGCCATAGACGCCGAGGGCGCGGGCGTTGAGCAGGATGCGGTCGGCCGTCAGCGTGCCCTGCACCACCACGCGGCAGGTCGCAGGATCGATCCTGAACCAGCCGCGCGTCGCGGTCGCCGCCTTGTCGTCGATGCCGATCGCGGCCTCGACGACATAGGACATGCGGTTGCAGATCTTGAGATCGGCGATCGCAGGCGCGGAGGAGAAGAAGAACGAGACGGCTGCGGCGGGCAGCGTCATCAGGAAGCGGGCGAGGGGGGAGCGGCGGGGGCGCTGAACTCTCCGCTCGTCATGGCCGGGCTTGACCCGGCCATCCACGTCTGGGCCGCGAGAAAGATCGTGGATGGCCGGGCCTTCGCCGCGCCGAAGCGGCTTCGGCCGCGCAGGCGGGACAGGCCCGGCCATGACGTTCTTTCGTCGAGGCGCCCAGCTCATCACTTGTGGATCAGCGTGCCCGTGCCCTGGTTGGTGAAGAGCTCCAGCAGCACCGCGTGCTGCATCTTGCCGTCGATGATGACGACGCCCTCGACGCCCTGCTCGAGCGCGTAGATGCAGGTCTCGACCTTCGGGATCATGCCGCCGGAAATGGTGCCGTCGGCGATCAGCTTTCGCGCGTCCTTAACGGACAATTGCGGGATCAGCTTCTTCGACTTGTCGAGCACGCCGGGCACGTCGGTGAGCAGCAAGAGGCGCTTGGCCTTGAGCGCGCCGGCCACTGCACCGGCAAAGGTGTCCGCGTTGATGTTCAGCGTCTGGCCCTCTTTGGAGGTCGCGAGCGGCGCCAGCACCGGGATCAGCTCGTAGCCGATCAACTGGTTGAGCAAGGTGAGGTCGACCTTCTCGGGGTCGCCGACGAAGCCGAGATCGACCGCCTTCTCGATATGCGAATCCGGATCGATGATGGTGCGCGTCGTCTTCGACGCCTTCACCATGTTGCCGTCCTTACCCGACAGGCCCACGGCCTTGCCGCCGGCCTCGTTGATGTAGCCGACGATCTGCTTGTTGACGGAGCCGGCCAGCACCATCTCGACGATCTCGATGGTCGCGGCGTCGGTGATGCGCAGGCCGGCGGCGAATTCCGAGACGATGCCGAGCCGCTTGAGCATGGTCGCGATCTGCGGGCCGCCGCCGTGCACGACGACGGGATTGATTGCGGTCTGCTCGAGCAGCACGATGTCGCGGGCGAAGTTCTTGGCGGTCTCCTCGTCGCCCATGGCATGGCCGCCATACTTGATGACGATGGTTTCCTCGTCATATTGCTGCATGTGCGGCAGCGCTTCGGACAGGATGCGGGCCTGGTCGAGCGGGGAGATGTCGGTCATGTCACGGTCTCGCTGGCGGGTCGGTCGGTGCGCGTTCTATCCGATCGGCGGGCGTGGCGCAAAGTGTGGTTGGCATGCGGTCTCGTGCCCCGGACGCAGCGCACCGCTGACGCGCTGCGCTGCGTCCGGGGCACGAGACCTACTTCCTTGCCGCCACCGCCGCCAGCGTCACGGCGATCCAGCCCGCGATCATCACCATGCCGCCCGTCGGCGCCGCCATCGGAAACAGCGCGTGCCCGGCATATTGCCGCAAGGTGAGGTCGCCCGCGAACAGCAGGGCGCCGACTGCGAGGCCGCACGCGGCCGCAAGGCCAATTCCGCCGTGCAGAAGGCCGCGCGCAAGCAGCGCGACGGTCGCGAGTATGGCGGTTGCATGAAACAGCAGCATGGCGCTGGCCGATGCCAGCCGGCTCGCGTCGGCGCCATGTGCGGAGGCCGCCGCCAGCGCGACGCCGGCAGCACCCATCAGGCCGGCGAGCCCGATCAGCAGGCGTTGCATCGCCATCACGAGCCCCGCTCTTCCAGAAGCTTCGCCATCGCGGCGCGCAAGCTCTCCATGCCGGTGGAGCTCCGCGACGAGGTTGCGAGCACGTTCGGGAACGCGGCGGGATGCTTGGCGAGCGCAGCCTCGGTCTCGGCGATGCGCGCCTGCAGCTCGGCGGCCTTCACCTGATCGGCCTTGGTCAGCACGATCTGATAGCTGACGGCGGAGCGGTCGAGCGTCTTGAGGACTTCGAGATCGACCTCCTTGATCCCGTGTCGCGCGTCGATCAGCACATAGACGCGCGCGAGCGAGGCGCGTCCCAGCAGGAATTTGTGGATCAGCTCGGTCCAGGACGCCACCTGGCTCTTGGGCGCCTTGGCATATCCGTAGCCGGGCATGTCGACGAGGCGCAGGTCACCTTTGCCGGGGACCTCGAAGAAGATCAGCTCCTGGGTGCGGCCCGGCGTATGCGAGGTGCGGGCCAGCGCGTTGCGCCC
This genomic stretch from Bradyrhizobium daqingense harbors:
- the dapE gene encoding succinyl-diaminopimelate desuccinylase, with amino-acid sequence MTDALSIARDLIRCPSVTPADAGALGVLEELLNAAGFTCHRVTFSEEGTADVDNLYARIGSEGPHITFAGHTDVVPPGDESAWSVGAFSGEVKDGVLHGRGAVDMKGGIACSVAAVLQHLAANGGKPRSDGKGSISFLITGDEEDVSINGTIKLLKWAAGRGEKFDHCVLGEPSNVETLGDTIKVGRRGSQSGTLYVEGVQGHVAYPHRASNPVPDISRLIVAISDEPLDHGSAQFQASNLEFTSVDVGNKASNVIPGEARAKFNIRYNDNHTQASLRELVETRLAKACGNRIKARIVWEPSNSNVFVTKPGPFTDLAVAAIEEMTGRKPELSTSGGTSDARFISSYCPVIEFGLVGQTMHQIDERVPVADLEKLTKVYRGILARYFA
- a CDS encoding DUF805 domain-containing protein is translated as MASGEWGLGPTRHSLFTIRLIEPTLAPSRPIFGRRRLPGASRMDWTWYLFRFDGRMGRALLWQALLIVALLTTLLDVIGQIIHLSNADGSLQLSLKLDFDFGLGDLFKLLDHRVYPALTSADRGPLILRTFGTALFLWIFLATAIKRLHDRDKSGWWLVPFFLVPGLFNQFSDLVPDSHWMLPVHLGAGMLWLWGLVEMFCVPGSVGDNRFGPAPLARIEDTAAPSATSAKVWDQSREIEFVPPRASPPGGMHVKRSA
- the dapD gene encoding 2,3,4,5-tetrahydropyridine-2,6-dicarboxylate N-succinyltransferase, which produces MSLAALESTINSAFDARDGISISTKGEVREAVDQALETLDKGEARVAERGADGKWKVNQWLKKAVLLSFRLNDMDVIPGGPGKANWWDKVPSKFEGWGENRFRDAGFRAVPGAVVRRSAFIAKNVVLMPSFVNLGAYVDESTMVDTWATVGSCAQIGKRVHISGGAGIGGVLEPLQAEPVIIEDDCFIGARSEVAEGVIVRKGAVLAMGVFLGASTKIVDRETGEVFMGEVPEYSVVVPGALPGKPMKNGQIGPSTACAVIVKRVDERTRSKTSINELLRD
- a CDS encoding DUF1036 domain-containing protein codes for the protein MTLPAAAVSFFFSSAPAIADLKICNRMSYVVEAAIGIDDKAATATRGWFRIDPATCRVVVQGTLTADRILLNARALGVYGASPIPQNGRDMLCVAQDNFVIAAARQCRSGQVQAAFTQVTPTQAADGNLIAYLAEDSEYDDEQARLAGIQRLLVIAGYDVGAIDGVDGPKTQAALTAFLKSRGLASDTVSSQTFFKTMVDAVQTPSASGLTWCNDTPHKVMAAVATDDGKSVTSRGWYRIDPKTCLHPDVSGQPKQIFSFAEAVDADNRVVKLKDRPLNWGGDKQLCTRETKFETSEQTDCGARGFAATGFGAVDMSSGGKTLRFAVP
- the argB gene encoding acetylglutamate kinase, translated to MTDISPLDQARILSEALPHMQQYDEETIVIKYGGHAMGDEETAKNFARDIVLLEQTAINPVVVHGGGPQIATMLKRLGIVSEFAAGLRITDAATIEIVEMVLAGSVNKQIVGYINEAGGKAVGLSGKDGNMVKASKTTRTIIDPDSHIEKAVDLGFVGDPEKVDLTLLNQLIGYELIPVLAPLATSKEGQTLNINADTFAGAVAGALKAKRLLLLTDVPGVLDKSKKLIPQLSVKDARKLIADGTISGGMIPKVETCIYALEQGVEGVVIIDGKMQHAVLLELFTNQGTGTLIHK
- a CDS encoding DUF423 domain-containing protein, coding for MAMQRLLIGLAGLMGAAGVALAAASAHGADASRLASASAMLLFHATAILATVALLARGLLHGGIGLAAACGLAVGALLFAGDLTLRQYAGHALFPMAAPTGGMVMIAGWIAVTLAAVAARK
- the yihA gene encoding ribosome biogenesis GTP-binding protein YihA/YsxC, producing MTDDKDARLIEAGRKLFARDWQFIWASPSIATLPPMAGLEIAFAGRSNVGKSSLINALTGRNALARTSHTPGRTQELIFFEVPGKGDLRLVDMPGYGYAKAPKSQVASWTELIHKFLLGRASLARVYVLIDARHGIKEVDLEVLKTLDRSAVSYQIVLTKADQVKAAELQARIAETEAALAKHPAAFPNVLATSSRSSTGMESLRAAMAKLLEERGS